One Neurospora crassa OR74A mitochondrion, complete genome DNA window includes the following coding sequences:
- a CDS encoding cytochrome b, with translation MRLLKSHPLLKLVNSYLIDASQPSNISYLWNFGSLLACCLIIQIVTGVTLAMHYSPNVLEAFNSIEHIMRDVNNGWLVRYLHSNTASAFFFLVYLHIGRGMYYGSYRAPRTLVWAIGTVILILMMATAFLGYVLPYGQMSLWGATVITNLISAIPWIGQDIVEFIWGGFSVNNATLNRFFALHFVLPFILAALVLMHLIALHDTAGSSNPLGVSGNYDRITFAPYYLFKDLITIFIFIYVLSSFVFFMPNVLGDSENYIMANPMQTPPAIVPEWYLLPFYAILRSIPNKLLGVIAMFSAILAIMLLPITDLGRSKGLQFRPLSKFAFWAFVVNFLILMKLGACHVESPFIELGQFSTIFYFSYFIFIVPVLSLIENTLVDLNYLK, from the exons ATGAGATTATTAAAAAGTCATCCTTTATTAAAATTAGTTAACTCATATCTTATTGACGCTTCACAACCTAGTAACATAAGTTATTTATGAAACTTCGGTTCTTTATTAGCATGTTGTTTAATTATACAAATTGTAACTGGTGTAACATTGGCAATGCACTATAGTCCTAACGTATTAGAAGCTTTTAACTCTATAGAACATATTATGCGTGATGTGAATAATGGATGATTAGTACGTTACTTACACAGTAACACAGCTTCAGCTTTCTTCTTCTTAGTTTATTTACATATAGGAAGAGGAATGTATTATGGATCTTATAGAGCTCCTAGAACATTAGTTTGAGCTATCGGAACAGTAATCCTTATACTTATGATGGCTACTGCCTTCCTGGGTTAT GTTTTACCTTATGGACAGATGAGTTTATGAGGTGCTACTGTTATTACCAATTTAATAAGTGCAATTCCATGAATTGGACAAGATATTGTTGAGT TCATTTGAGGAGGTTTTAGTGTAAACAATGCTACTTTAAATAGATTCTTTGCTTTACATTTTGTTTTACCATTTATTTTAGCAGCATTAGTATTAATGCATCTGATTGCACTTCATGATACAGCAGGGTCAAGTAACCCTTTAGGTGTTTCAGGTAATTACGATAGAATAACATTTGCTCCTTATTATTTATTTAAAGATTTAATAACTATTTTTATCTTTATATATGTTTTAAGTTCATTTGTTTTCTTTATGCCCAATGTTTTAGGTGATAGTGAAAATTATATAATGGCCAACCCTATGCAAACTCCACCTGCTATTGTGCCAGAATGATATTTATTACCTTTCTACGCTATATTAAGATCTATACCTAATAAATTATTAGGAGTTATTGCTATGTTTAGTGCAATATTAGCTATAATGTTATTACCTATAACAGATTTAGGTAGATCAAAAGGTTTACAATTTAGACCTTTAAGTAAATTCGCTTTCTGAGCTTTTGTAGTAAATTTCTTAATTTTAATGAAATTAGGTGCTTGTCATGTAGAATCACCTTTTATTGAATTAGGTCAATTTAGTACAATCTTTTATTTCAGTTACTTTATATTTATAGTACCTGTGCTTAGTTTAATTGAGAATACTCTTGTAGATCTCAACTACTTGAAATAA
- a CDS encoding laglidadg endonuclease → MRLLKSHPLLKLVNSYLIDASQPSNISYLWNFGSLLACCLIIQIVTGVTLAMHYSPNVLEAFNSIEHIMRDVNNGWLVRYLHSNTASAFFFLVYLHIGRGMYYGSYRAPRTLVWAIGTVILILMMATAFLGYVLPYGQMSLWGATVITNLISAIPWIGQDIVESKIITLIINLSFIAILFSIVVVYYYILLHVNFSSNLPTIGVIHQNALKKSNKALRLDKQEYISIPSSFLAFLAGLVDGDGYIQVTKTSKGFIAIKLVISLHLEDLSILEYIHSVLKIGKINIYKDLRSPTCKLVINKTDLQEILFPLLMYNKIFFLTNTRADQFNLAMYIFKNDIKMYNQIPDNTPAVFEIPKNPIDYTLLPFFKNWIVGFTCSEGSFFIKSNNDGCFQLKQRIHTNLFEAFKLMFNTNRKIDTTNNFNQFGVSSKSDIQKVINFFSFSGLHPLVGLKYIQYIKWLNNLRESLRYSTLNYPDAK, encoded by the exons ATGAGATTATTAAAAAGTCATCCTTTATTAAAATTAGTTAACTCATATCTTATTGACGCTTCACAACCTAGTAACATAAGTTATTTATGAAACTTCGGTTCTTTATTAGCATGTTGTTTAATTATACAAATTGTAACTGGTGTAACATTGGCAATGCACTATAGTCCTAACGTATTAGAAGCTTTTAACTCTATAGAACATATTATGCGTGATGTGAATAATGGATGATTAGTACGTTACTTACACAGTAACACAGCTTCAGCTTTCTTCTTCTTAGTTTATTTACATATAGGAAGAGGAATGTATTATGGATCTTATAGAGCTCCTAGAACATTAGTTTGAGCTATCGGAACAGTAATCCTTATACTTATGATGGCTACTGCCTTCCTGGGT TATGTTTTACCTTATGGACAGATGAGTTTATGAGGTGCTACTGTTATTACCAATTTAATAAGTGCAATTCCATGAATTGGACAAGATATTGTTGAGTCAAAAATTATTACTTTAATTATTAATTTATCTTTTATTGCTATTTTATTTTCAATTGTAGTTGTGTATTATTATATCTTACTACATGTTAATTTTTCATCTAACCTTCCTACGATAGGTGTTATTCATCAAAACGCTTTAAAGAAATCAAATAAGGCTTTAAGATTAGATAAACAAGAATATATATCCATTCCTTCATCATTTTTAGCTTTTTTAGCTGGATTGGTTGATGGTGATGGGTATATTCAAGTAACTAAAACATCTAAAGGTTTCATAGCAATTAAGTTAGTTATATCTCTTCATTTAGAAGATCTTTCTATTTTAGAATATATTCATTCTGTTTTAAAAATAGGTAAGATAAATATTTATAAGGATTTAAGAAGTCCAACTTGTAAATTAGTAATTAATAAAACGGATCTACAAGAAATATTGTTCCCATTGCTTATGTATAATAAGATTTTTTTCTTAACTAATACTAGAGCAGATCAATTTAACTTAGCTATGTATATATTCAAAAATGATATTAAGATGTATAATCAAATTCCCGATAACACACCTGCTGTTTTTGAGATACCTAAAAATCCTATTGATTACACATTATTGCCTTTTTTTAAAAATTGAATAGTCGGATTTACATGTTCTGAGGGTTCATTTTTTATTAAAAGTAATAATGATGGTTGTTTTCAATTAAAACAGAGAATACATACTAATTTATTTGAAGCCTTTAAACTAATGTTTAATACTAATAGAAAAATAGATACAACAAATAATTTTAATCAATTTGGTGTTAGTTCTAAATCTGATATACAAAAAGTTATAAATTTCTTTTCATTTTCAGGTTTACATCCTTTAGTAGGGTTGAAATATATTCAATATATAAAATGGTTAAATAATTTACGAGAAAGTTTGCGTTATAGTACCTTAAATTATCCTGATGCAAAATAA
- a CDS encoding group I intron endonuclease: MRLLKSHPLLKLVNSYLIDASQPSNISYLWNFGSLLACCLIIQIVTGVTLAMHYSPNVLEAFNSIEHIMRDVNNGWLVRYLHSNTASAFFFLVYLHIGRGMYYGSYRAPRTLVWAIGTVILILMMATAFLGYQHSPKWFDISNKGSISNKGNITNSLPPLLQRWGGRINKRLFNKNLVKRGYCTSSSLNSPEMSERLQTIINELGINPVYVYEDLNQPSSWKQILHDTRDLSGVYMIINKTTKDYYIGSASNNRFYTRFCNHVIHFTGSKIVKLAIKKYELKNFAFVILDLYPNVVTKENNKELLDLEDKYLKLLVPNYNILTEAGSSFGYKHTEIDRQKMKDLYSDARREKIGSLNRGKKFSPETIEKIREKALTRPPMSEETKIKCIANTRPVVLYNLNRTIYGKYSTILEAANAINCNEKTIRRALQTEKKLVKRQWIVEDFSDK, from the coding sequence ATGAGATTATTAAAAAGTCATCCTTTATTAAAATTAGTTAACTCATATCTTATTGACGCTTCACAACCTAGTAACATAAGTTATTTATGAAACTTCGGTTCTTTATTAGCATGTTGTTTAATTATACAAATTGTAACTGGTGTAACATTGGCAATGCACTATAGTCCTAACGTATTAGAAGCTTTTAACTCTATAGAACATATTATGCGTGATGTGAATAATGGATGATTAGTACGTTACTTACACAGTAACACAGCTTCAGCTTTCTTCTTCTTAGTTTATTTACATATAGGAAGAGGAATGTATTATGGATCTTATAGAGCTCCTAGAACATTAGTTTGAGCTATCGGAACAGTAATCCTTATACTTATGATGGCTACTGCCTTCCTGGGTTATCAACATAGCCCAAAATGGTTTGATATAAGTAATAAAGGTAGTATAAGTAATAAAGGTAATATCACAAATTCGTTGCCCCCCCTCCTCCAGAGGTGGGGGGGAAGAATAAACAAGAGATTGTTTAACAAAAATCTAGTAAAAAGAGGTTATTGTACAAGTAGTTCTTTAAATAGTCCTGAAATGTCTGAAAGATTACAAACGATTATTAATGAATTAGGTATAAACCCTGTATATGTTTATGAAGATTTAAATCAACCTTCCAGTTGAAAACAAATATTACATGATACAAGAGATTTAAGCGGTGTATATATGATAATTAATAAAACAACAAAAGATTATTATATAGGTTCTGCATCCAATAATAGATTTTATACTAGATTCTGTAATCATGTTATTCATTTTACAGGTAGCAAAATAGTTAAATTAGCAATTAAAAAGTATGAATTGAAAAATTTTGCTTTTGTTATATTAGATTTATATCCTAATGTTGTTACCAAAGAAAATAACAAGGAATTATTGGATTTAGAAGATAAATATTTAAAACTATTAGTGCCTAATTATAATATTTTAACCGAAGCAGGTTCTAGTTTTGGTTACAAACATACTGAAATAGATCGTCAAAAGATGAAAGATCTTTATAGTGACGCTAGACGAGAAAAGATAGGTAGTCTAAATAGGGGTAAAAAGTTTTCTCCTGAAACAATAGAAAAAATAAGAGAAAAGGCTTTAACTAGACCTCCTATGTCAGAAGAAACTAAAATAAAATGTATTGCTAATACAAGACCTGTTGTGTTATATAACTTGAATAGAACTATTTACGGTAAGTACTCTACTATTTTAGAAGCAGCTAATGCTATTAACTGTAATGAAAAAACCATTAGAAGAGCACTGCAGACAGAAAAAAAATTAGTTAAAAGACAGTGAATAGTAGAAGATTTTTCTGACAAATAG